In one Nocardioides sp. NBC_00368 genomic region, the following are encoded:
- a CDS encoding RNA polymerase sigma factor, with protein sequence MAGPAVLEDLLRTEAPYVLGALVRRFGRFEAAEDAVQEALLDASVQWARDGVPENPRSWLTRIGYRRMVDLLRTEQAAHRRELQVGIAEVVTPAGPAAASDDSLTLLLLCCHPALSRTSQVALTLRAVGGLTTTEIAHAYGVSETTMGTRISRAKQTLRKADARFTPPGEGEREERVGAVLDVLYLVFNEGYTATAGAELGRVDLAHEAIRLTRMLRRIAPDQPEVAGLLALMLLTETRRPARTAPDLGLVPLAEQDRTRWDRALLDEGVAVLEEVWGAGEPGPFLLQAAIAAVHARAESPADTDWREILGLYLLLERTLPTAPVRLGRVVAAAQAFGPVVGLRLLDELDAEHGLAGDPLTAQRFLAVRAHLLDQRRDPSAAAQFRAAAELTANEAERDYLLRRADQARVIVDS encoded by the coding sequence ATGGCCGGACCAGCGGTTCTCGAGGACCTTCTTCGTACGGAGGCGCCGTACGTCCTCGGCGCCCTGGTCCGCCGCTTCGGACGGTTCGAGGCGGCCGAGGACGCGGTCCAGGAAGCGCTGCTGGACGCCAGCGTCCAGTGGGCGCGCGACGGGGTGCCGGAGAACCCGCGCTCGTGGCTGACCCGGATCGGATACCGGCGGATGGTGGACCTGCTCCGCACCGAGCAGGCGGCCCACCGTCGCGAGCTGCAGGTCGGGATCGCCGAGGTGGTCACTCCGGCAGGCCCAGCGGCGGCGAGCGACGACAGCTTGACGCTGTTGCTGCTGTGCTGCCATCCAGCGCTGTCGCGGACCTCCCAGGTCGCCCTCACGCTGCGCGCCGTCGGGGGACTGACGACGACCGAGATCGCCCATGCGTACGGCGTCTCGGAGACCACCATGGGCACCCGGATCAGCCGGGCGAAGCAGACGCTGCGCAAGGCAGACGCCCGGTTCACGCCTCCCGGAGAGGGGGAACGCGAGGAGCGGGTCGGTGCGGTGCTCGACGTGCTCTATCTCGTCTTCAACGAGGGCTACACCGCCACCGCCGGGGCCGAGCTGGGCCGGGTCGACCTGGCGCACGAGGCGATCCGGCTGACCCGGATGCTCCGCCGGATCGCTCCCGATCAGCCCGAGGTCGCCGGACTGCTGGCGCTGATGCTGCTCACCGAGACACGCCGGCCCGCACGCACCGCCCCGGACCTCGGCCTGGTGCCGCTGGCCGAGCAGGACCGGACGCGGTGGGACCGGGCTCTGCTCGACGAGGGCGTGGCAGTGCTGGAGGAGGTGTGGGGCGCCGGCGAGCCGGGGCCCTTCCTGCTCCAGGCGGCGATCGCAGCCGTCCACGCGCGAGCGGAGTCCCCAGCAGACACCGACTGGCGCGAGATCCTCGGCCTCTACCTGCTGCTGGAACGTACGCTGCCCACCGCACCGGTGCGCCTGGGCCGGGTGGTCGCGGCGGCCCAGGCGTTCGGCCCGGTGGTCGGTCTGCGGCTGCTCGACGAGCTCGACGCCGAGCACGGCCTCGCCGGCGATCCGTTGACCGCGCAGCGGTTCCTGGCGGTGCGGGCGCACCTGCTCGACCAACGGCGCGACCCGTCCGCAGCCGCCCAGTTCCGGGCGGCTGCGGAGCTGACCGCCAACGAGGCCGAGCGCGACTATCTGCTGCGGCGCGCGGATCAGGCCCGGGTCATCGTCGACTCGTAG
- a CDS encoding DUF4919 domain-containing protein produces MTTYADLVTAYLDDPGPETLGSLRRAVRGSAGFTPDLDLDDVDRLLADGAYAEAVTALQRVMPGAIFSPSAHLRMATALAGSGEERAAARERQVARAALRSIRSTGDGSEQHPWSVLRINDEYDMLRALHKVRDRQDLVETGGRRLDRLTCTDGTVAYFDVTSIA; encoded by the coding sequence ATGACCACGTACGCCGACCTGGTCACCGCCTACCTCGACGACCCCGGCCCCGAGACCCTCGGATCGCTTCGGCGCGCCGTGCGCGGCTCCGCCGGCTTCACCCCCGACCTCGACCTCGACGACGTCGACCGGCTGCTCGCCGACGGCGCGTACGCCGAGGCCGTGACCGCGCTGCAGCGGGTCATGCCCGGGGCGATCTTCAGCCCCTCGGCACATCTGCGGATGGCGACCGCGCTGGCGGGATCCGGCGAGGAGCGGGCCGCGGCGCGGGAGCGGCAGGTCGCGCGGGCGGCGCTGCGCAGCATCCGCTCCACCGGCGACGGCAGCGAGCAACATCCGTGGTCGGTGCTGCGTATCAACGACGAGTACGACATGCTCCGAGCACTCCACAAGGTCCGGGACCGCCAGGACCTCGTCGAGACCGGCGGCCGTCGTCTCGACCGCCTCACCTGCACCGACGGCACCGTCGCCTACTTCGACGTGACCTCGATCGCCTGA
- a CDS encoding HNH endonuclease: MYETLDRLLDGPPPGAPERELVDWISRLEAVKCRAEAVQAEASVRLEEAARARQTKAGVPARKLGEGVASQVALARRVSPARGAKLLGLAKILLTEMPHTLALMKAGLFSQWQATILARETACLSLDDRRVIDHELCATGSNGKPAKAMSMGLRQLENAAKKLAITLDQASVVARAANAEKDRRVSVRPAPDTMTWLGALLPVKDGVAVFAALDQAANAARAAGDERSRGQVMADTLVDRVTGRETGAKPRIEVKIVMTADSLANTSDQPALVEGYGPVPASWAREALADAEVFVRRLFTDPAGQLVAMESRSRKAPDGLAEFITTRDSGICRTNGCDAPIRNIDHIERHADGGETSAQNLQGLCERCNQAKEALGWQARPGPDGSITTITPTGHVYTSPPPDTWGQDPPPLSRAEFTLRDVLLDQTLAA; the protein is encoded by the coding sequence ATGTACGAGACCCTCGACCGCCTCCTTGACGGGCCACCTCCCGGTGCGCCCGAGCGCGAGCTGGTCGACTGGATCTCTCGCCTCGAAGCGGTCAAGTGCCGCGCGGAGGCGGTGCAGGCAGAGGCTTCGGTGCGTCTCGAGGAAGCCGCCCGGGCACGGCAGACCAAGGCCGGCGTGCCGGCCCGGAAGCTTGGCGAAGGGGTGGCCTCGCAGGTCGCGCTCGCCCGGCGGGTCTCACCGGCTCGGGGTGCGAAGCTGCTCGGACTGGCGAAGATCCTCCTCACCGAGATGCCGCACACGCTCGCTCTGATGAAGGCCGGGCTGTTCTCGCAGTGGCAGGCCACCATCCTGGCCCGCGAAACCGCCTGCCTCTCGCTCGATGACCGTCGGGTCATCGACCACGAACTCTGTGCCACCGGGTCGAACGGGAAGCCCGCGAAGGCGATGTCGATGGGACTGCGGCAGCTCGAGAACGCCGCCAAGAAGCTCGCCATCACCCTCGACCAAGCCTCCGTGGTCGCCCGAGCCGCCAACGCCGAGAAAGACCGCCGGGTGAGTGTGCGGCCGGCGCCGGACACGATGACCTGGCTCGGCGCCCTGCTCCCGGTCAAGGACGGCGTCGCCGTGTTCGCCGCCTTGGATCAGGCCGCCAATGCCGCCCGTGCCGCCGGTGATGAACGGTCCCGGGGTCAGGTCATGGCCGACACCCTGGTCGACCGGGTCACCGGCCGCGAGACCGGGGCGAAGCCGCGGATCGAGGTCAAGATCGTCATGACCGCCGACTCACTTGCTAACACCAGCGACCAGCCCGCGTTGGTGGAGGGCTACGGCCCGGTCCCCGCCAGCTGGGCGCGGGAGGCGCTGGCCGATGCCGAGGTCTTCGTGCGCCGCCTGTTCACCGACCCCGCCGGGCAACTGGTCGCGATGGAATCACGCTCCCGCAAAGCCCCCGACGGACTCGCCGAGTTCATCACCACCCGCGACAGCGGGATCTGCCGCACCAACGGCTGTGACGCCCCGATCCGCAACATCGACCACATCGAGCGTCACGCCGATGGCGGAGAAACCAGCGCCCAGAATCTGCAGGGGTTGTGCGAACGATGCAACCAAGCCAAAGAAGCCCTCGGCTGGCAAGCCCGACCCGGCCCCGACGGCAGCATCACCACGATCACACCGACGGGCCACGTCTACACCAGCCCACCACCTGACACCTGGGGACAAGATCCACCGCCCCTGTCCCGGGCGGAGTTCACGCTGCGCGACGTACTCCTGGACCAGACCCTCGCGGCGTGA
- a CDS encoding ABC transporter ATP-binding protein translates to MSQSLPTHLRLSSPDSSAGTRIDLDDLAKRYVVGESTVTALSEVNLHVDENAFVVVLGPSGSGKTTLLNMIGLLDSPTEGRVALNGRDVSGASRRDRFALRRQTVSFVFQTFNLFPGLTAAENVQFGADVAGRPGAPEVAQEMLERVGLADRTDHFPHQLSGGEQQRVAIARALATDNPILLADEPTGELDFRTGVQILELLQQQAESGKTVLVVTHNREISKVGDRVIELSSGRIVSDGPPVGGKSRTENVRW, encoded by the coding sequence GTGAGCCAGAGCCTCCCCACCCACCTCCGCTTGTCGTCACCCGACTCGTCGGCGGGCACCCGCATCGATCTCGACGACCTCGCGAAGCGGTACGTCGTCGGCGAGTCGACGGTCACCGCTCTTTCCGAGGTGAACCTCCACGTCGACGAAAACGCGTTCGTCGTGGTTCTCGGGCCATCGGGAAGCGGCAAGACGACGTTGCTGAACATGATCGGGCTTCTCGACAGTCCCACCGAGGGCAGGGTCGCCCTCAACGGCCGGGACGTGTCCGGCGCGTCGCGGCGTGACCGGTTCGCTCTGCGGCGGCAGACCGTGAGCTTCGTCTTCCAGACCTTCAATCTGTTTCCAGGGCTGACCGCGGCGGAGAACGTCCAGTTCGGTGCCGACGTCGCCGGCCGTCCCGGCGCGCCGGAGGTGGCCCAGGAGATGCTCGAACGGGTCGGCCTCGCCGACCGGACGGACCACTTCCCGCACCAGCTCTCGGGCGGGGAGCAGCAACGCGTCGCGATCGCCCGGGCGCTCGCCACCGACAACCCGATCCTGCTCGCCGACGAGCCGACCGGCGAGCTCGACTTCCGTACGGGCGTGCAGATCCTGGAGCTGCTCCAGCAGCAGGCCGAGTCCGGCAAGACGGTGCTCGTGGTGACCCACAACCGCGAGATCTCGAAGGTGGGCGACCGCGTCATCGAGCTGTCCAGCGGGCGCATCGTGAGTGACGGGCCACCCGTCGGTGGAAAGAGCCGCACAGAGAACGTGCGTTGGTAG
- a CDS encoding alkaline phosphatase D family protein, producing MTPLNRRSVLGLGAAAGAGLVIPTTAAAAHAARTAPASAPAFVRGNRPTLTHGVQSGDVGARGGVLWSRADKTSRLVAEISTDESFRRARPVGGPVVTATSDFTGELKVDGLEAGRDYFYRVRAVDPHDPRRGSAWELGRLRTAPSKRQDIRFLWSGDIAGQGWGANPDFGGFRIAPAMAAREADFFLSSGDNVYADGPLTSTVTLPDGRVWNNIVTEEKHKVAETLAEFRGQYAYNLLADNWRAFLAQTPIVAQWDDHEVTNNWYPGEILPDDGRYTERRVDVLAARAKQAFHEYIPVSDASPDPDGRIYRKLSYGPLMDLFVLDMRTHKDANTTDAETSADGGVLGERQTRWLLRELAASRATWKVIAADLPIGLIVPDGPLQEGISQGDGGAPLGRELDIAKVLTGLKRLGIRNHVWLTADVHYTAAHSYHPDRAAYQDFDPFWEFVSGPLNAGAFGPNKLDATFGPAAEFVAAPPAANTSPADGFQFFGEVEIDGRTQQLTVTLRDVDGGALFTKTLDPSFR from the coding sequence ATGACCCCACTCAACCGCCGCTCCGTCCTCGGCCTCGGTGCCGCCGCCGGTGCCGGACTCGTCATCCCCACGACCGCAGCAGCCGCGCACGCCGCCCGCACCGCCCCCGCCTCCGCCCCCGCCTTCGTCCGCGGCAACCGCCCGACCCTCACCCACGGCGTCCAGTCGGGCGACGTCGGCGCCCGGGGCGGGGTCCTGTGGAGCCGAGCGGACAAGACCTCCCGCCTGGTAGCCGAGATCTCCACCGACGAGTCGTTCCGCCGGGCGCGCCCGGTCGGCGGACCGGTCGTGACCGCGACGAGCGACTTCACCGGCGAGCTGAAGGTCGACGGCCTCGAGGCGGGGCGCGACTACTTCTACCGGGTCCGCGCCGTCGACCCCCACGACCCGCGGCGCGGTAGCGCCTGGGAGCTGGGCCGTCTCCGCACGGCGCCGAGCAAGCGCCAGGACATCCGGTTCCTGTGGTCCGGCGACATCGCCGGCCAGGGCTGGGGAGCCAACCCCGACTTCGGTGGCTTCCGGATCGCGCCCGCGATGGCGGCGCGCGAGGCCGACTTCTTCCTGAGCTCCGGTGACAACGTCTACGCCGACGGCCCGCTCACCTCGACCGTGACCCTCCCCGACGGGCGGGTCTGGAACAACATCGTCACCGAGGAGAAGCACAAGGTCGCCGAGACGCTGGCCGAGTTCCGCGGCCAGTACGCCTACAACCTGCTCGCCGACAACTGGCGGGCCTTCCTCGCCCAGACCCCGATCGTGGCGCAGTGGGACGACCACGAGGTCACCAACAACTGGTACCCGGGCGAGATCCTCCCCGACGACGGCCGCTACACCGAGCGCCGCGTGGACGTCCTGGCGGCCCGCGCGAAGCAGGCCTTCCACGAGTACATCCCGGTCAGCGACGCCTCCCCCGACCCCGACGGCCGCATCTACCGCAAGCTGTCCTACGGCCCGCTGATGGACCTGTTCGTCCTCGACATGCGCACCCACAAGGACGCCAACACGACCGACGCGGAGACGAGCGCCGACGGCGGCGTGCTCGGCGAGCGCCAGACCCGCTGGCTCCTGCGCGAGCTGGCCGCCTCCCGCGCCACCTGGAAGGTCATCGCCGCCGACCTGCCGATCGGCCTGATCGTTCCCGACGGTCCCCTGCAGGAGGGCATCTCCCAGGGCGACGGCGGTGCCCCGCTGGGCCGCGAGCTCGACATCGCCAAGGTGCTCACCGGGCTCAAGCGCCTCGGCATCCGCAACCACGTCTGGCTGACGGCCGACGTCCACTACACGGCCGCGCACTCCTACCACCCCGACCGCGCGGCCTACCAGGACTTCGACCCGTTCTGGGAGTTCGTCTCCGGACCGCTCAACGCCGGTGCCTTCGGCCCCAACAAGCTCGACGCCACCTTCGGTCCGGCCGCCGAGTTCGTGGCCGCTCCCCCGGCCGCGAACACCTCACCCGCCGACGGCTTCCAGTTCTTCGGCGAGGTCGAGATCGACGGACGTACGCAGCAGCTCACCGTCACTCTCCGCGACGTCGACGGCGGTGCTCTTTTTACGAAGACGCTGGACCCGAGTTTCCGTTAG
- a CDS encoding WD40 repeat domain-containing protein, whose protein sequence is MKAPTYVLSVPLIGALTAALLAGCAGDPDRDGCDISALGTAGDSISLAAAVAPSRLVAGSLTAGADGTYVVASCTDGTCRWNAGGGAYEPISETGYGAISPDLTLVARKVGCSDIALVEVDRDEEVQRLEGLPNPKVTDASPVGEIAFSPDGELVAGAGLEGDLIVWSVEDGEEVASADLGNGIGSISFSPDGTLVAVASGDRVSILEADSGDEVDTLAAARGADPAWSPDGRWIAGVTTEGYPTVWDAKTFEAVESLPGQPATAVAFSPDSRSLAVTADPGDVRLMLWAPAALGGSGGAREVAQAPAMTSNVIFSPDGKTLYTASAREGLAAWDVATGRPAGKFDQPPMPE, encoded by the coding sequence ATGAAAGCCCCAACGTACGTCCTCAGCGTCCCGCTCATCGGCGCGCTCACCGCCGCGCTCCTGGCCGGGTGCGCCGGCGACCCCGACCGGGACGGCTGCGACATCTCGGCGCTGGGGACGGCCGGCGACTCGATCAGCCTGGCTGCCGCGGTGGCGCCCTCGCGGCTGGTGGCCGGCTCGCTGACCGCAGGCGCCGACGGGACGTACGTCGTGGCGAGCTGCACCGACGGCACCTGTCGCTGGAACGCCGGCGGCGGTGCGTACGAACCGATCTCCGAGACCGGCTACGGCGCCATCAGCCCCGACCTCACGCTGGTGGCGCGGAAGGTCGGCTGCTCGGACATCGCGCTGGTCGAGGTGGACCGCGACGAAGAGGTCCAGCGGCTCGAGGGCCTGCCGAACCCGAAGGTCACCGATGCGAGCCCCGTGGGCGAGATCGCGTTCAGCCCCGACGGTGAGCTCGTGGCCGGTGCCGGGCTCGAAGGCGACCTGATCGTCTGGTCGGTCGAGGACGGCGAGGAGGTGGCGAGCGCCGACCTCGGCAACGGCATCGGGTCGATCTCGTTCAGCCCGGACGGCACGCTGGTGGCGGTCGCCTCCGGCGACCGCGTCTCGATCCTCGAGGCCGACTCGGGCGACGAGGTGGACACTCTCGCAGCTGCGCGCGGCGCCGACCCGGCCTGGAGTCCCGACGGGCGCTGGATCGCCGGGGTCACCACCGAGGGCTACCCCACGGTCTGGGACGCCAAGACGTTCGAGGCCGTCGAGTCGCTTCCGGGTCAGCCGGCCACGGCGGTCGCGTTCTCGCCGGACTCCCGGTCGCTGGCCGTCACCGCTGACCCCGGCGACGTCCGGCTGATGCTGTGGGCGCCCGCCGCGCTGGGTGGTTCGGGTGGGGCCCGCGAGGTCGCACAGGCACCGGCGATGACCTCGAACGTGATCTTCAGTCCTGACGGCAAGACCCTCTACACCGCGTCAGCCAGGGAGGGCC
- a CDS encoding SigE family RNA polymerase sigma factor, which yields MDATQVSGKRSGAEAAREFDDFVEACSTRLLRTAYLLTHDRERAEDLLQTALVKAWRSWSRIDGDPAAYVSKILVNTYATWWRRRRNDADRAATHDLWTALGRLPRRQRAVIVLRYAEDLSEAETARLLGCSVGTVKSQRVKALAKLRLDDASVQETHGEAAR from the coding sequence GTGGACGCGACCCAGGTCTCGGGGAAGCGGAGCGGAGCGGAAGCTGCGCGGGAGTTCGACGACTTCGTCGAGGCCTGCTCCACGCGGCTGCTGCGGACCGCCTACCTGCTGACCCACGATCGGGAGCGCGCCGAGGATCTGCTGCAGACGGCGCTGGTGAAGGCGTGGCGGTCCTGGTCGCGGATCGACGGCGACCCGGCGGCGTACGTGAGCAAGATCCTGGTCAACACCTACGCGACCTGGTGGCGGCGCAGGCGGAACGACGCGGACCGTGCGGCGACGCATGACCTGTGGACGGCGTTGGGCAGGCTGCCGAGGAGGCAGCGGGCGGTGATCGTGCTGCGGTACGCCGAGGACCTCAGCGAAGCGGAGACGGCTCGGTTGCTCGGCTGCTCGGTGGGCACCGTGAAGAGCCAGCGGGTGAAGGCACTGGCCAAGCTGCGCCTCGACGACGCTTCGGTCCAGGAGACGCACGGGGAGGCGGCGCGATGA
- a CDS encoding YciI family protein, giving the protein MKYLLLGYTPADAWEASDTASEEALAAFAEYQKFEEELVANGELVSTEGLGHPAVSVTVRPGEDGPVATDGPFAELKEVLASFAVIDVASQQRAIDIVSRIVAVLGEPIEIRPVMGDDFAQV; this is encoded by the coding sequence ATGAAATACCTGTTGCTGGGATACACGCCCGCCGACGCGTGGGAAGCTTCGGACACCGCCTCCGAGGAAGCGCTCGCGGCCTTCGCGGAGTACCAGAAGTTCGAGGAGGAGCTGGTCGCCAACGGCGAGCTGGTCAGCACCGAGGGGCTTGGGCACCCCGCGGTCTCCGTCACGGTCCGGCCAGGTGAGGACGGCCCCGTCGCCACCGACGGTCCGTTCGCCGAGCTGAAGGAGGTGCTGGCCAGCTTCGCGGTCATCGACGTGGCCAGCCAGCAGCGCGCCATCGACATCGTGTCGCGGATCGTCGCGGTCCTCGGTGAGCCCATCGAGATCCGTCCCGTGATGGGAGACGACTTCGCGCAGGTGTGA
- a CDS encoding DUF4919 domain-containing protein, whose amino-acid sequence MTTYADLVTAYLDDPGPETLAPLRRAIRNSANFTVDLDLAPIDRLLADGAYAEAATALRALMPGAIFSPSAHLRLATALERSGEERSAARERQVASAALRSIRASGDGSEEHPWTVLRINDEYDLLRALGKVPGRQDLLEAGGRRIDRHTCTDGTLVHFDATALV is encoded by the coding sequence ATGACGACGTACGCCGACCTGGTCACCGCCTACCTCGACGACCCCGGCCCCGAGACGCTGGCGCCGCTGCGCCGCGCGATCCGCAACTCCGCCAACTTCACCGTCGACCTCGACCTGGCCCCGATCGACAGGCTGCTCGCCGACGGCGCGTACGCCGAGGCCGCGACCGCGCTGCGCGCCCTGATGCCCGGGGCGATCTTCAGCCCCTCGGCCCACCTGCGCCTGGCGACCGCGCTGGAGCGCTCCGGCGAGGAACGCTCCGCCGCCCGCGAGCGGCAGGTGGCCAGCGCCGCCCTGCGGAGCATCCGGGCGAGCGGCGACGGTAGCGAGGAGCACCCCTGGACGGTGCTGCGGATCAACGACGAGTACGACCTGCTCCGCGCCCTCGGCAAGGTGCCCGGGCGCCAGGATCTCCTGGAGGCCGGCGGGAGGCGGATCGACCGCCACACCTGCACCGACGGCACCCTGGTCCACTTCGACGCGACGGCGCTCGTCTGA
- the lepA gene encoding translation elongation factor 4: MSAAPKPGSTPPAIIRNFCIIAHIDHGKSTLADRMLQLTGVVDERAARAQYLDRMDIERERGITIKSQAVRMPWTVTEGQENAVEGETYVLNMIDTPGHVDFTYEVSRSLQACEAAILLVDAAQGIEAQTLANLYLAMGADLHIIPVLNKIDLPSANPEKYALELANLVGCEPEDVLQVSAKTGLGVEALLNEIVAQTPPPVGDPDAPARALIFDSVYDTYRGVVTYVRVFDGSLKHRDKIKMMSTGAVHEMLELGVISPEPVKADHIGVGETGYLITGVKDVRQSRVGDTVTNNGRPAEEMLGGYSHPNPMVFAGLYPIDGDQYPDLREALDKLQLNDAALTYEPETSGALGFGFRCGFLGLLHMEITRDRLEREFNLDLISTAPNVVYDVVMEDGTEHIVTNPSEFPEGKINEVREPVVNATILAPSDYIGTIMELCQNKRGTLQGMDYLSEDRVEMRYVLPMGEIAFDFFDQLKSKTKGYASLNYEFSGDQAADLVKVDILLQGEPVDAFSAIVHRDAAYNYGVMMAGKLKELIPRQQFEVPIQAAIGARVIARENIRAIRKDVLAKCYGGDISRKRKLLEKQKEGKKRMKMVGRVEVPQEAFVAALSTTQTSGDKK; the protein is encoded by the coding sequence ATGAGTGCTGCCCCGAAGCCCGGCTCCACGCCCCCGGCGATCATCCGCAACTTCTGCATCATCGCCCACATCGACCACGGCAAGTCGACGTTGGCCGACCGGATGCTGCAGCTGACCGGTGTGGTCGACGAGCGCGCCGCGCGGGCGCAGTACCTCGACCGCATGGACATCGAGCGCGAGCGCGGGATCACGATCAAGTCCCAGGCCGTGCGGATGCCGTGGACGGTCACCGAGGGCCAGGAGAACGCCGTCGAGGGCGAGACGTACGTCCTCAACATGATCGACACCCCCGGCCACGTCGACTTCACCTACGAGGTCTCCCGGTCCCTGCAGGCCTGCGAGGCGGCGATCCTGCTCGTCGACGCGGCCCAGGGCATCGAGGCGCAGACCCTGGCCAACCTCTACCTGGCGATGGGTGCCGACCTGCACATCATCCCGGTGCTCAACAAGATCGACCTGCCCTCGGCCAACCCGGAGAAGTACGCCCTGGAGCTGGCCAACCTCGTCGGCTGCGAGCCCGAGGACGTGCTCCAGGTGAGCGCCAAGACCGGGCTCGGCGTCGAGGCGCTGCTCAACGAGATCGTGGCGCAGACCCCGCCGCCGGTGGGTGACCCGGACGCGCCCGCGCGGGCGCTGATCTTCGACTCGGTCTACGACACCTACCGGGGCGTCGTGACGTACGTCCGGGTCTTCGACGGCTCGCTGAAGCACCGCGACAAGATCAAGATGATGTCGACCGGAGCCGTCCACGAGATGCTCGAGCTCGGCGTGATCTCGCCGGAGCCGGTGAAGGCCGACCACATCGGCGTGGGCGAGACCGGCTATCTGATCACCGGCGTGAAGGACGTGCGCCAGTCGCGCGTCGGTGACACCGTCACCAACAACGGCCGGCCCGCCGAGGAGATGCTTGGTGGCTACTCCCACCCCAACCCGATGGTCTTCGCCGGGCTCTACCCCATCGACGGCGACCAGTACCCCGACCTGCGCGAGGCGCTCGACAAGCTTCAGCTCAACGATGCTGCGCTGACGTACGAACCGGAGACCTCCGGCGCTCTCGGCTTCGGCTTCCGCTGCGGCTTCCTGGGCCTGCTCCACATGGAGATCACCCGCGACCGGCTCGAGCGCGAGTTCAACCTCGACCTGATCTCGACCGCGCCCAACGTGGTCTACGACGTGGTCATGGAGGACGGCACCGAGCACATCGTGACCAACCCCTCGGAGTTCCCCGAGGGCAAGATCAACGAGGTCCGCGAGCCGGTCGTCAACGCCACGATCCTGGCGCCGTCCGACTACATCGGCACCATCATGGAGCTGTGCCAGAACAAGCGCGGCACCCTGCAGGGGATGGACTACCTCTCCGAGGACCGCGTCGAGATGCGCTACGTCCTGCCGATGGGCGAGATCGCCTTCGACTTCTTCGACCAGCTCAAGTCGAAGACCAAGGGGTACGCCTCGCTCAACTACGAGTTCTCCGGCGACCAGGCCGCCGACCTGGTCAAGGTCGACATCCTGCTCCAGGGCGAGCCCGTCGACGCCTTCTCCGCCATCGTCCACCGCGACGCCGCCTACAACTACGGCGTCATGATGGCCGGCAAGCTCAAGGAGCTCATCCCTAGGCAGCAGTTCGAGGTGCCCATCCAGGCCGCCATCGGCGCCCGTGTCATCGCTCGTGAGAACATCCGCGCCATCCGCAAGGACGTCCTCGCCAAGTGCTACGGCGGTGACATCTCGCGTAAGCGCAAGCTGCTCGAGAAGCAGAAGGAGGGCAAGAAGCGGATGAAGATGGTCGGTCGCGTCGAGGTGCCTCAGGAGGCCTTCGTCGCTGCTCTCTCCACCACTCAGACTTCCGGCGACAAGAAGTAG